A portion of the Prosthecobacter fusiformis genome contains these proteins:
- a CDS encoding formylglycine-generating enzyme family protein has product MRLLPFLAAFGFMLPTQAADIVALPPTTSEPTEVKGITPSTATREGPYVNELGMKFVPVMNEPGGKNVLFSVWETRRQDYAAYARSRSGVNAEWEAKEYNRLPVGQGDDHPVVSVSWEDATAFCQWLTRHERSAGRIGADDEYRLPMDAEWSYAVEIGEKEDAAATPEEKNGKLKDVYPWGTGFPPPVNSGNYADSVSKEKDTGYGYIEGYHDGYATTAPVGKYQSNRYGVHDLGGNVWEWCQDKYEPSGENRSVRGGSWFDGLPEYLLASFRSNGAPADRCDDVGFRCVLVLSGE; this is encoded by the coding sequence ATGAGGCTTCTCCCATTCCTCGCAGCCTTTGGCTTCATGTTGCCCACTCAGGCGGCGGATATCGTCGCTCTTCCTCCCACGACATCAGAACCTACGGAAGTAAAAGGTATCACCCCATCCACAGCGACGAGGGAAGGCCCCTATGTCAATGAATTGGGGATGAAATTCGTGCCGGTGATGAACGAACCGGGCGGGAAGAACGTGCTCTTCAGCGTGTGGGAAACACGCCGTCAGGACTATGCAGCCTATGCCCGCAGCAGAAGCGGAGTAAACGCCGAATGGGAGGCCAAGGAGTATAACCGCCTGCCAGTCGGGCAAGGCGATGACCACCCGGTGGTGAGTGTGAGCTGGGAGGATGCAACGGCGTTTTGCCAGTGGTTGACGAGGCATGAGCGGTCAGCAGGGAGAATTGGAGCCGACGATGAATACCGGCTGCCAATGGATGCCGAGTGGAGCTATGCAGTGGAGATCGGTGAGAAGGAGGATGCCGCCGCGACTCCAGAGGAGAAGAATGGCAAGCTGAAAGATGTCTATCCCTGGGGCACCGGCTTCCCGCCGCCAGTGAACAGTGGCAATTACGCTGACAGTGTGTCCAAGGAAAAAGACACAGGGTATGGATATATTGAAGGTTACCACGACGGTTATGCGACCACAGCCCCAGTTGGAAAATATCAGAGCAACCGCTATGGGGTGCATGACCTGGGAGGCAATGTGTGGGAGTGGTGCCAGGACAAATATGAGCCGTCGGGGGAGAACCGTTCGGTGCGCGGTGGTTCCTGGTTCGATGGCCTTCCCGAGTATCTGCTGGCGTCTTTCCGTAGCAACGGCGCGCCTGCGGATCGTTGCGACGACGTTGGTTTCCGTTGTGTGCTGGTGCTGTCTGGGGAGTAG
- a CDS encoding class I SAM-dependent methyltransferase has protein sequence MHALTALFYALETQPEIPVATAQRILFLRAQAHPDLEALKDRLTCEQTWKPHASGLENQGIRHTREAEGKYDLILLLPDRQRESIMSDFAQAHELLAEGGTLVTALHNDWGAKRMEQQLAEVTGEVRTLSKNHSRVFWTTKTGPWKTETLSQWKANGAMQRILDGRFWSQPGLFNWDQIDEGSALLIEHLPHSLSGTVADLGSSWGFLSDHVLRKCPNIRSLDMYEADARALECARRNTGLIPVPVRPRILWKDVTQGVGNACYDSIVMNPPFHDGREANAMLGLKFITVAAQALRTSGHLWLVANKHLPYENLMKEAFEHQSTVAETRSFKILHGTHPTLVTRQVRKKPRR, from the coding sequence ATGCACGCCCTCACTGCCCTTTTTTACGCCCTGGAGACTCAGCCTGAGATCCCCGTGGCCACCGCCCAGCGCATCCTTTTCCTCCGCGCCCAGGCTCATCCCGACCTCGAAGCCCTAAAGGACCGCCTCACCTGTGAGCAGACCTGGAAGCCCCACGCCAGCGGCCTGGAAAATCAGGGCATCCGCCACACTCGTGAGGCCGAAGGGAAATACGATCTCATCCTACTGCTGCCCGACCGCCAGCGGGAAAGCATCATGTCTGACTTCGCGCAGGCTCACGAACTCCTGGCCGAAGGCGGCACGCTCGTCACCGCCCTGCACAATGACTGGGGTGCCAAGCGCATGGAGCAGCAGCTCGCCGAAGTGACTGGCGAAGTCCGCACTCTGTCCAAAAACCACAGCCGCGTCTTTTGGACCACCAAGACCGGCCCCTGGAAAACCGAAACCCTCAGCCAGTGGAAGGCCAACGGAGCCATGCAGCGCATCCTGGATGGCCGCTTCTGGTCCCAGCCCGGCTTGTTTAACTGGGATCAAATCGACGAAGGCTCCGCCCTGCTCATTGAGCACCTGCCCCACTCCCTCAGCGGGACAGTGGCCGATCTCGGCTCAAGCTGGGGTTTCCTCAGCGACCACGTTCTGCGCAAGTGCCCTAACATCCGCAGCCTGGACATGTATGAAGCCGATGCCCGCGCCCTGGAATGTGCTCGTCGTAACACCGGACTCATCCCCGTGCCCGTGCGTCCACGCATCCTCTGGAAAGATGTCACCCAGGGAGTAGGCAATGCCTGTTATGACTCCATCGTCATGAACCCGCCCTTCCATGATGGGCGCGAGGCCAATGCCATGCTCGGCCTCAAATTCATCACCGTCGCCGCCCAGGCCCTGCGCACCAGTGGCCACCTTTGGCTCGTTGCGAACAAACACCTCCCTTATGAGAACCTCATGAAGGAGGCCTTTGAGCATCAGAGCACCGTCGCGGAAACCCGCAGTTTCAAGATTCTCCACGGCACTCACCCCACGCTGGTCACCCGCCAAGTGCGCAAAAAACCCCGCCGTTAA
- a CDS encoding type II toxin-antitoxin system RelE/ParE family toxin: MGAQVLILPLALADLEEAAEFYDEQEPGLGIEVYAFLKQCLLSLRQTAGLHRQKRGIYRYVVLGRFPYYSVYYRLEAGIALIAAVIDNRRDPQFNEDLLKSRF, translated from the coding sequence ATGGGCGCGCAAGTCCTGATCCTGCCCCTTGCCCTGGCTGATCTGGAGGAAGCGGCTGAGTTTTACGACGAACAAGAGCCCGGCCTGGGCATTGAAGTGTATGCCTTTTTGAAACAGTGCTTGCTGAGTTTGCGGCAGACCGCCGGATTGCATCGTCAAAAGCGGGGCATCTACCGTTATGTTGTGCTGGGCCGATTCCCATATTACAGCGTTTATTACCGGCTCGAAGCAGGTATCGCCCTCATTGCTGCCGTCATAGACAACCGCCGTGATCCCCAATTTAACGAAGACCTCTTAAAAAGCCGATTTTGA
- a CDS encoding thiazole synthase — MLNQPLTIADRTFQSRLMMGTGKFASGELMRQAIIASGTEIVTVALRRADLSGQGDPFANILDFIPKEVLLLPNTSGAMNAEEAVRLARLAVAAGLPNWVKLEIHPDPRYLLPDPIETLKAAEILVKEGFIVLPYINADPVLARRLQDVGTATVMPLGSPIGSHQGITTRRQIEIIISQATVPVVVDAGIGAPSHAAEAFEIGADAVLVNTAIAIANDPSRMATAFKAAVEAGRAAYEIGLAEKNEEANPTSPLTTFLYS, encoded by the coding sequence ATGCTCAACCAGCCCCTCACCATCGCCGATCGCACCTTTCAATCCCGCCTCATGATGGGCACGGGAAAGTTTGCCTCCGGTGAACTCATGCGCCAGGCCATCATCGCCTCCGGCACGGAGATCGTCACCGTGGCCCTGCGGCGTGCGGATCTTTCTGGCCAAGGTGACCCCTTCGCAAACATCCTCGATTTCATTCCTAAAGAAGTCCTGCTGCTGCCAAATACCAGCGGTGCCATGAATGCGGAGGAGGCCGTGCGCCTGGCGCGGCTGGCCGTCGCAGCTGGATTGCCAAACTGGGTGAAACTGGAGATCCATCCTGATCCGCGCTACCTGCTGCCGGACCCGATCGAGACGCTGAAGGCAGCAGAAATCCTTGTTAAAGAAGGTTTCATCGTCCTGCCTTACATCAATGCAGACCCGGTCCTGGCCCGTCGCCTTCAAGACGTGGGCACCGCCACGGTCATGCCCCTAGGCTCCCCCATCGGCTCCCATCAGGGAATCACCACCCGTCGGCAGATCGAGATCATTATCTCCCAGGCCACAGTCCCAGTCGTCGTGGATGCCGGCATCGGTGCCCCCAGCCACGCAGCGGAGGCATTCGAGATCGGTGCCGATGCCGTGCTGGTGAATACCGCCATCGCCATCGCCAACGACCCCTCTCGCATGGCCACCGCCTTTAAAGCCGCCGTCGAAGCTGGTCGCGCCGCTTATGAAATCGGGCTGGCAGAGAAAAACGAAGAAGCCAATCCCACCAGCCCGCTCACCACCTTTTTGTATTCCTAG
- the hemQ gene encoding hydrogen peroxide-dependent heme synthase, with the protein MSPIIPQEGWIVQHLFYHIDHGFWAALTPEEQAERHERFATTVAAIRAHPKTQLLTFSMVSPKADLGIMLLTPDLQDANRFEKELGQAFGPEVLNATYSYLSMTEWTEYSEKEEVASARIASTEGLEIGSEAHIARMAEWKGHMDKYFNDRLYPNMPDWQVMCFYPMSKRRNVGANWYAQEYEKRRELMGGHAKTGRKFSGKVRQLITGSTGLDSHEWGVTLFAHDIFQIKTIVYEMRWDEVTTQYGEFGDFYIGIQLNGEELFQRLLLA; encoded by the coding sequence ATGTCCCCCATCATCCCTCAGGAAGGCTGGATCGTACAGCACCTCTTTTATCACATCGACCACGGCTTCTGGGCCGCGCTGACTCCTGAGGAGCAGGCAGAACGCCACGAGCGCTTCGCCACCACTGTGGCCGCCATTCGTGCGCATCCGAAGACCCAGCTCCTGACCTTCAGCATGGTAAGCCCCAAAGCAGATCTGGGAATCATGCTGCTAACGCCAGACCTCCAGGATGCCAACCGCTTCGAAAAAGAACTCGGCCAGGCCTTCGGCCCCGAAGTCCTCAACGCCACCTACAGCTACCTCTCCATGACCGAATGGACGGAATATAGCGAAAAAGAAGAAGTCGCCTCCGCCCGCATCGCCAGCACAGAAGGGCTGGAAATCGGCTCCGAAGCCCACATCGCCCGCATGGCCGAATGGAAAGGCCACATGGACAAATACTTCAATGACCGCCTGTACCCCAACATGCCGGACTGGCAGGTCATGTGCTTTTACCCGATGAGCAAGCGCCGCAATGTGGGTGCCAACTGGTATGCGCAGGAATACGAAAAACGCCGCGAGCTGATGGGTGGCCACGCCAAAACCGGCCGCAAATTCTCCGGCAAGGTGCGCCAGCTCATCACCGGCTCCACCGGCCTGGACAGCCACGAATGGGGCGTCACCCTCTTTGCCCACGACATTTTCCAGATCAAAACCATCGTGTATGAAATGCGCTGGGACGAAGTGACCACGCAATATGGGGAATTCGGCGATTTCTACATCGGCATCCAGCTCAATGGCGAGGAGCTCTTCCAGCGCCTGCTGCTGGCTTGA
- a CDS encoding ferredoxin encodes MADAENKYPQNTSGAYYVDDQCIDCDLCRETAPANFKRDDDGGHSFVFKQPETDEERELAEEALAGCPVEAIGRDGE; translated from the coding sequence ATGGCAGACGCAGAAAACAAATATCCTCAAAACACCTCAGGCGCATACTACGTGGACGATCAGTGCATCGACTGCGATCTGTGCCGCGAGACAGCGCCTGCTAACTTCAAACGTGACGACGATGGCGGTCACTCCTTTGTCTTCAAGCAGCCTGAGACTGACGAAGAGCGCGAGCTGGCTGAAGAAGCCCTGGCTGGCTGCCCCGTGGAGGCCATCGGCCGCGACGGCGAATAA
- a CDS encoding RNA polymerase sigma factor — protein sequence MQALRSTDPGISRRSWAQAYPLLWEAAQRLARRLLAGDSHEHDREDLCATAMQQFVTGLVQSSSESFNQISTWDDCLSMMRHILRLRVLDFFRAQGRNREDAMEAVPDIPTPPRTDAASLSELLALVDELDPPKPDLLRDRFVDGYSTDEIAQRRQMNRNTVVSHFAQGLRYLRSRLEKLEQPGGLQP from the coding sequence GTGCAGGCACTCCGCTCGACTGACCCTGGGATCAGCCGCCGGTCCTGGGCGCAGGCTTATCCGCTGCTTTGGGAGGCTGCTCAGCGTCTGGCCCGCAGGCTGTTGGCCGGGGATTCCCATGAGCATGACCGCGAGGATCTATGCGCCACGGCGATGCAGCAATTTGTGACAGGGCTTGTGCAGTCCTCATCCGAAAGCTTCAATCAAATCTCCACCTGGGACGATTGCCTGAGCATGATGAGACACATTTTACGGCTTCGCGTGCTCGATTTCTTTCGGGCGCAGGGCCGCAACCGGGAGGATGCCATGGAGGCGGTGCCGGACATCCCCACACCCCCAAGGACAGATGCGGCCAGCCTCAGCGAACTCCTCGCCCTGGTGGATGAGCTTGACCCGCCCAAACCGGATCTTTTACGCGACCGCTTCGTGGATGGCTATTCGACGGACGAGATCGCGCAGCGCCGCCAGATGAACCGCAACACCGTGGTCAGCCACTTTGCCCAGGGACTGCGTTATCTGCGCAGCCGGTTGGAAAAGCTCGAGCAGCCAGGAGGACTCCAGCCATGA
- a CDS encoding addiction module protein — protein sequence MSASSPSLSPPAEAVMAAIAHLSREDKVVVASLLHREVESDDFPDWEMRIVHDRLDQLDEGKTKAIPLEEALASLDIKWARKS from the coding sequence ATGAGCGCTAGCAGCCCCTCGCTTTCTCCTCCGGCTGAGGCCGTGATGGCAGCCATCGCGCATCTCAGCAGAGAGGACAAAGTCGTTGTGGCCAGCCTGCTCCACCGCGAGGTGGAATCAGATGATTTCCCAGACTGGGAAATGCGCATCGTCCATGACCGGCTGGACCAGTTAGATGAAGGCAAAACAAAAGCCATTCCTTTGGAAGAAGCCTTGGCATCTTTAGACATCAAATGGGCGCGCAAGTCCTGA
- a CDS encoding glycosyltransferase: MNLVSQPNRPILMHAVLLPFGSAGDVFPFLWLGRHLKAQGHQVTMIVACVFEEIARKAGLDVIPMGTPEEFQQFIADPRVWKLYQGTKLVFEYAGESTERILTLIESLIQGSQKPDLLIAPCTVFGARLAREKHGIPLITVHVQPAVMISAYEIPILLPGMQHLGKLPLWFRKWLVRLPNPADRFAAPQIQAACANHGVPPPRSVWWDWAHSPDGVLALFPAWLSRPQPDWPAKTLQWDFPLEDIAQERPLSAEVLQFLAAGDKPIVFTPGSANIQARHFFEVALAAVTALGRRAIFATRDLSQLPANLPASILAVEYAPFSTLIPHAAAFVYHGGIGTLSQGFAAGVPQLIMAMAHDQPDNAYRLEKLGAGLGLTPRTFTPARVQAALHRLLTEAAFLNAARHCQEKIRQRAPVTQLMDWLEAHQRHHF; the protein is encoded by the coding sequence ATGAACCTGGTTTCCCAACCCAACCGTCCGATTCTCATGCATGCAGTTCTCCTCCCCTTTGGCAGTGCGGGTGATGTCTTCCCCTTTCTCTGGCTGGGCCGTCACCTCAAGGCGCAGGGCCATCAGGTGACGATGATCGTGGCCTGTGTGTTTGAGGAAATCGCCCGCAAAGCCGGACTGGATGTCATCCCAATGGGCACCCCGGAGGAATTTCAGCAATTCATCGCCGACCCACGTGTGTGGAAGCTCTATCAAGGCACCAAATTGGTCTTTGAATACGCTGGCGAAAGCACAGAACGCATCCTGACGCTCATCGAATCCCTCATCCAAGGGAGCCAAAAACCGGATCTGCTCATCGCTCCCTGCACCGTTTTTGGTGCCCGTCTGGCCCGGGAAAAGCATGGGATCCCGCTCATCACCGTGCATGTGCAGCCCGCCGTGATGATCAGCGCCTACGAGATTCCCATCCTGCTGCCAGGCATGCAACACCTGGGCAAGCTGCCGTTGTGGTTTCGCAAATGGCTGGTGCGCCTGCCAAATCCGGCGGATCGCTTCGCCGCCCCGCAGATCCAGGCCGCCTGTGCCAACCACGGCGTGCCGCCGCCCCGCAGCGTCTGGTGGGACTGGGCCCACTCCCCAGATGGCGTACTGGCCCTCTTCCCAGCCTGGCTGTCCAGACCACAGCCGGACTGGCCCGCCAAGACCCTGCAATGGGATTTCCCGCTGGAGGACATCGCCCAGGAGCGCCCACTGAGCGCAGAAGTACTCCAATTCTTGGCTGCGGGAGATAAACCCATCGTCTTCACCCCCGGCAGCGCCAATATCCAGGCCCGCCACTTTTTTGAGGTCGCCCTGGCCGCCGTCACGGCCTTAGGCAGACGGGCCATCTTCGCCACTCGTGATTTGAGCCAACTGCCAGCCAATCTCCCCGCCAGCATTCTGGCCGTGGAATATGCCCCCTTTTCCACCCTCATCCCGCATGCCGCCGCCTTCGTGTACCATGGCGGTATCGGCACTCTTTCCCAGGGTTTCGCTGCCGGAGTGCCGCAGCTCATCATGGCCATGGCCCATGACCAGCCGGATAATGCCTACCGTCTGGAGAAACTGGGGGCCGGGCTGGGCCTCACACCCCGCACCTTCACGCCCGCACGTGTCCAGGCTGCCCTTCATCGGCTGCTCACCGAGGCCGCTTTTCTAAACGCCGCGCGCCATTGTCAGGAGAAAATCCGCCAACGTGCGCCGGTGACCCAGCTCATGGACTGGCTGGAGGCGCATCAAAGACACCACTTCTAA
- a CDS encoding SUMF1/EgtB/PvdO family nonheme iron enzyme — protein sequence MKSLLLFLGLLSFSALQAADIVALCIGNNDYVREEDQLDTPINDAQLMKQTLERLPGGADVKLLTNASKEDIELALNALKVRAQGAKLALVFYSGHGMDGQPDGYATEDTFLLPVEATIPDVNYLHSRAVPVKTVLDALKAAPVTARAVILDCCRSGAPKATAALTGSTKNFGDLDERVKSALGKAVVPDATLIAFAAGPGRKAAAFLTEADENSPFTKFLTDQFTTGSGNLRDLVEAAAENTETATGRRQVPYVSYTGAASAIRQIVFRSSPAPTPPPGTPSPLARMTPPVLPPLPAPNLFKGHPPFSATKALPYVNELGMKFVPVMRYEVGKKVLFCIWETRRQDYAAYARSVSGVDRSWEAQEEKGVPCGHEDDHPVVGVNWTDAKAFCSWLTLRERAAGRIGAKDEYRLPSDQEWSYAVGIGTQETSDLTPRQKSGKQDVYPWGTGFPPPANNGNYADSAAKEKQTAVDKSIKDYHDGYATTSPVGKFASNTLGLHDLGGNVVEWCLDWHDAEQKLRVLRGGSWENAFYTILQSSWRYSFPPEFRGNSTGFRCVLVLSN from the coding sequence ATGAAGTCCCTTCTTCTCTTCCTCGGCCTGCTCTCCTTTAGTGCCCTCCAGGCGGCGGATATTGTGGCCCTTTGCATCGGTAACAACGATTATGTCCGGGAGGAAGACCAGCTCGATACTCCCATCAATGATGCCCAGCTCATGAAACAGACGCTGGAGCGCCTACCCGGCGGAGCGGATGTGAAGTTGCTCACCAATGCTAGCAAGGAAGACATCGAGCTGGCTTTGAATGCCCTCAAAGTCCGCGCCCAAGGGGCCAAGCTGGCGCTGGTCTTTTACTCCGGTCACGGCATGGACGGCCAGCCGGATGGTTATGCCACCGAGGATACTTTTCTGCTGCCTGTCGAGGCCACCATCCCGGATGTGAATTACCTGCACTCCCGTGCCGTCCCGGTGAAAACTGTCCTGGATGCGCTGAAGGCTGCACCCGTCACTGCCCGCGCCGTCATCCTGGATTGCTGCCGCAGCGGAGCGCCCAAGGCCACCGCCGCGCTGACAGGCTCCACCAAGAATTTTGGAGATCTGGATGAGCGCGTCAAATCCGCCCTGGGCAAGGCCGTCGTGCCGGATGCCACCCTCATCGCCTTCGCTGCCGGCCCTGGGCGCAAGGCTGCCGCATTCCTGACGGAGGCTGATGAAAACAGCCCGTTTACCAAGTTCCTGACGGATCAATTCACCACCGGCAGCGGCAATCTTCGGGACCTAGTGGAAGCCGCCGCCGAAAATACCGAGACCGCAACGGGTCGCCGTCAGGTGCCCTATGTCAGCTATACCGGTGCAGCCAGCGCCATCCGCCAGATCGTCTTTCGCAGCAGCCCGGCCCCCACGCCCCCTCCTGGTACACCATCACCTTTAGCCCGCATGACGCCCCCGGTCTTACCCCCCTTGCCAGCACCAAACCTCTTCAAAGGCCACCCTCCGTTTTCCGCCACCAAGGCGCTCCCATATGTGAATGAGCTGGGCATGAAATTTGTGCCTGTGATGCGTTACGAAGTCGGTAAAAAAGTGCTCTTCTGCATCTGGGAAACCCGGCGGCAGGACTATGCAGCCTATGCCCGCAGCGTCAGCGGCGTGGACCGCAGCTGGGAGGCGCAGGAAGAAAAAGGAGTCCCCTGCGGCCACGAAGACGACCATCCCGTGGTCGGCGTGAACTGGACGGATGCCAAGGCCTTCTGCTCCTGGCTGACCCTCCGGGAGCGCGCCGCCGGGCGCATCGGGGCCAAGGATGAATACCGCCTGCCGAGTGACCAGGAATGGAGCTACGCCGTCGGGATCGGCACGCAAGAAACCTCCGATCTGACCCCAAGGCAAAAGTCCGGTAAGCAAGACGTTTACCCCTGGGGCACCGGTTTCCCGCCGCCAGCCAACAATGGCAATTACGCGGACAGTGCGGCCAAGGAAAAACAAACTGCCGTTGATAAAAGCATCAAAGATTATCACGATGGCTACGCAACCACCTCCCCGGTCGGCAAATTTGCCAGCAACACCCTCGGTCTCCACGATCTAGGAGGCAACGTTGTGGAGTGGTGCCTGGACTGGCATGATGCCGAGCAAAAACTCCGCGTACTGCGCGGCGGCTCCTGGGAAAATGCCTTCTATACCATTCTTCAGTCCTCCTGGCGCTACAGCTTTCCTCCCGAATTTCGCGGCAACTCCACCGGCTTCCGTTGTGTGCTGGTGTTGTCGAACTAA